A region from the Arachis ipaensis cultivar K30076 chromosome B01, Araip1.1, whole genome shotgun sequence genome encodes:
- the LOC107648424 gene encoding uncharacterized protein LOC107648424, with translation MHLYAKFLKELINKKRSWNEKETVILTQEYSAIIQKGLPPKLKDPMSFFLPCTISNMSIDKALCDLGSSINLMPLSMMRRLSIEEVKPTRMSLQLADRSMVIPNGVVENLLVKVGKFIFPANFVILDLDEEGSNSIILGRPFLATARAIIDVEKGEMTLRAHDEQIILNVFKEIQHPDEKKGCMRIEEEDLNWKEKPKEALINSPLVQKTDIEEKQKGHEDKKAEKGL, from the coding sequence ATGCATTTATATGCAAAATTTCTCAAAGAACTtattaacaagaagagaagctggaatgaaAAGGAGACCGTGATCTTGACACAAGAATACAGTGCAATAATTCAAAAGGGTCTCCCACCAAAACTTAAAGATCCTATGAGCTTCTTTTTGCCTTGCACCATTAGCAACATGTCCATTGATAAGGCACTGTGTGATCTAGgatcaagtatcaatctaatgcctCTATCTATGATGAGAAGGTTGTCTATAGAAGAAGTAAAGCCTACACGAATGTCCTTGCAACTTGCTGATAGATCAATGGTAATCCCCAATGGAGTGGTTGAGAATCTCTTAGTCAAGGTGGGAAAGTTCATATTTCCAGCGAATTTTGTGATCCTGGATCTAGATGAAGAGGGAAGCAATTCTATCATATTAGGGAGGccttttctagccacagcaagagccatcattgatgtggagaAAGGAGAAATGACTTTGAGAGCACATGATGAGCAGATCATTCTAAATGTCTTTAAGGAGATACAGCATCCTGATGAAAAGAAAGGTTGCATGAGAATTGAGGAGGAAGACTTAAACTGGAAGGAAAAACCCAAGGAAGCACTCATCAACTCACCCTTGGTGCAGAAGACTGACATTGAAGAAAAACAAAAGGGTCATGAGGATAAGAAGGCTGAGAAGGGATTGTAA